A genomic segment from Rhodopirellula islandica encodes:
- a CDS encoding RDD family protein, translating to MKLKCPGCSKLLQVPDTAAGKTVKCPCGKQLRVPAPKGTSPAGAASPAARPTAPARRPQPAASPLGADAGLFDELTETDLGPVAVAPQPGLKPVASSGGGHNPYASSLHEASDTSPASTDNFASQNKRFLNYFLDQVFIQIFAFGIGLVVGVVMIAVNGPESTPEQQATVGLLSSFIALAFIAFYYVGMEAIFGVTLAKLITGTRVVSVDGGKAGFGKVFGRTLARMIPFEPFSYLFGDNRVGWHDTLSGTRVIDIRKS from the coding sequence ATGAAATTGAAATGCCCGGGTTGCTCAAAGCTGCTTCAAGTCCCCGACACAGCCGCCGGAAAGACAGTGAAGTGTCCATGTGGCAAGCAATTGCGAGTGCCCGCCCCAAAAGGGACTTCGCCAGCCGGTGCCGCGTCCCCTGCAGCGAGACCAACCGCTCCCGCCCGTCGCCCACAACCTGCCGCCAGCCCACTGGGCGCGGACGCTGGGTTGTTCGACGAACTCACAGAGACCGATTTGGGTCCTGTGGCAGTCGCCCCTCAACCTGGTCTCAAACCGGTCGCATCCAGTGGAGGAGGGCACAACCCCTACGCATCTTCGCTGCACGAAGCGTCCGACACTTCCCCCGCTTCAACAGACAACTTCGCTTCGCAAAACAAGCGATTCCTCAACTACTTTTTGGATCAAGTCTTCATCCAGATCTTCGCCTTCGGCATCGGGCTGGTCGTTGGGGTCGTGATGATCGCTGTCAATGGACCTGAAAGCACGCCGGAGCAGCAAGCCACTGTTGGTCTGCTCTCATCGTTCATCGCACTTGCCTTCATCGCATTCTATTATGTCGGCATGGAAGCGATCTTTGGAGTCACGCTCGCGAAACTCATCACTGGCACCCGCGTCGTTTCGGTCGATGGAGGCAAGGCTGGATTTGGGAAGGTATTTGGTCGAACGCTGGCTCGAATGATCCCGTTTGAACCCTTTTCTTACCTCTTTGGTGACAACCGAGTGGGCTGGCACGACACGCTCTCCGGCACCCGCGTCATCGACATCCGCAAGTCCTAA
- a CDS encoding SHD1 domain-containing protein — MRILLFLLVFAFLAPSALQAREWTDSSGEYRIEAKLVLVHGTKVVLERPDGKIISIPVAKLSEKDQVYLKEMASKPNAKPGEIHTAEMNAVEPSSAATEALNFSPKELAERTEVLLRDACHRCHGEDGTSEGGFNFVVNLAKLAKTIAEPGTDSLLLERIHAEDDSVMPPVNEEPRLSPRDTQVIEQWIAAGAPTFTDEPSRPFVTNEQIIEWIDGDLQQQPERSQRFMRYFTLTHLYNAGVSEDELQTYRNAFAKLLNSLSWNADLIIPEAIDPARTVFRLDIRKVHWTQTIWQSIEDANPYFLRLSTPHALSCSDRTQTKMPFVRVDWFVFAASKPPLYHSVLNLPPTDADLEHMLRVNVQANINQEMAIRAAFNRSGVSQNNRLIEWHKSPYGSYWKSYDFASNTGFQNLFEYPLGPNQGRNSFRHDGGEIIFTLPNGLQGYLLTDEKGQRIDQGPTQIVSDPKQPDRTVTNGVSCMSCHYAGMIAKRDEVGPAVQANRSAFDDADDILALYRQASELDQIIDRDAKRFADALDELGITTISRSGESVSAMAARFIQDIDLQQVACEFGLQADEFLNRLKNASRVARVFSSLQISGGTIKRDVFKEMFSDACVDLGLIEAHAVDRSNGTNSPSTHLSNVPSQSSPRLKSGASRAMSPSERRGPVASNARTPGSANPSHELPTNLVAKARFTDLRWGIKSLAFGPNTRFLAGGRPDRTITLFDIQHQSIVAEQTKLEILQAVTACTFTPDGSRLIAGGQTGHISIFSVSAEGLMRPKGQFAGHTKEINCIEVSRSGRWAISGGAGKVARCWEVESGREVAMIGGFQGALKAVHISDDEKTLLATDGHRLITTDVNTGQTISERPLNRSWSSGQSAAFSADGAWLAVGDSYNVRVWDLKTFRELMPLIGNEILWSMRFTSDSRCLITGGSAKIDVWDFQRNARLHRFPVGRGYVQSLAVSADGTGVAAVGSIGSDLEVFLREE, encoded by the coding sequence ATGCGAATCTTGTTGTTCTTGCTCGTGTTTGCGTTCCTGGCACCGTCCGCGCTGCAGGCACGTGAGTGGACGGACTCATCAGGGGAATATCGCATCGAAGCCAAGTTGGTGCTCGTTCACGGAACCAAGGTGGTCCTGGAACGTCCTGACGGAAAGATCATCAGCATTCCGGTTGCGAAATTGAGCGAAAAGGATCAAGTCTATTTGAAGGAGATGGCATCCAAACCAAATGCGAAGCCGGGCGAGATCCATACGGCCGAGATGAATGCCGTTGAACCGAGTTCAGCCGCAACGGAGGCATTGAACTTTTCACCGAAAGAATTGGCGGAGCGAACCGAGGTGCTGTTGAGGGATGCCTGCCATCGTTGTCATGGCGAAGACGGAACCAGCGAGGGTGGATTCAACTTTGTCGTGAACCTGGCCAAGCTCGCGAAAACGATTGCGGAACCTGGCACTGATTCGTTGTTGTTGGAACGTATCCACGCGGAGGATGACAGCGTGATGCCTCCGGTCAATGAAGAACCACGATTGAGCCCGCGTGACACCCAGGTGATCGAACAGTGGATTGCTGCGGGGGCCCCGACATTCACCGACGAACCATCGCGTCCCTTCGTAACCAATGAACAAATCATTGAATGGATCGATGGAGATCTTCAGCAGCAACCTGAGCGGTCGCAACGGTTCATGCGTTATTTCACGTTGACCCATTTGTACAACGCGGGCGTCAGCGAAGATGAATTGCAGACCTATCGCAACGCGTTTGCCAAATTGCTGAACAGCCTGTCGTGGAACGCGGACTTGATCATTCCCGAAGCGATTGATCCTGCCCGCACGGTCTTTCGCCTCGACATTCGAAAGGTTCACTGGACCCAGACGATTTGGCAATCGATTGAAGATGCCAACCCGTACTTCCTTCGTCTGTCCACTCCGCATGCGCTGTCGTGTTCCGACCGGACCCAAACCAAGATGCCATTCGTGCGAGTCGATTGGTTTGTCTTCGCCGCATCCAAGCCGCCGCTGTATCACAGCGTGCTGAATCTGCCTCCAACCGATGCGGATCTGGAGCACATGCTGCGCGTCAACGTGCAAGCCAATATCAATCAGGAAATGGCCATCCGAGCGGCGTTCAATCGATCCGGTGTCTCGCAGAACAACCGTTTGATCGAATGGCACAAGTCACCCTATGGCTCGTACTGGAAGAGCTACGACTTTGCCAGCAACACGGGCTTTCAAAATCTGTTTGAGTACCCGCTTGGTCCCAACCAGGGCCGGAATTCTTTTCGACATGACGGCGGCGAAATCATTTTCACTCTGCCCAACGGCTTGCAAGGCTATCTGCTGACGGATGAAAAGGGACAACGCATCGACCAGGGCCCCACGCAAATCGTCAGTGACCCGAAACAGCCTGATCGAACAGTGACCAACGGCGTGTCGTGCATGTCTTGTCACTACGCGGGAATGATCGCCAAACGAGATGAAGTTGGCCCGGCGGTTCAAGCCAACCGATCCGCCTTCGACGATGCGGATGACATTCTGGCTCTGTATCGTCAAGCGAGCGAACTGGACCAGATCATCGACCGGGATGCCAAGCGATTTGCCGATGCACTGGATGAACTGGGGATCACAACGATCAGCCGCAGCGGCGAATCCGTGTCGGCCATGGCGGCTCGGTTCATCCAAGACATTGACCTGCAACAAGTCGCGTGTGAGTTCGGGCTGCAGGCCGATGAATTTCTGAACCGCCTGAAGAATGCTTCTCGCGTGGCACGCGTTTTCAGCTCGTTGCAGATCAGCGGCGGTACTATCAAACGCGATGTCTTCAAAGAAATGTTCTCCGATGCTTGCGTGGATCTCGGTTTGATTGAAGCGCACGCGGTGGATCGTTCCAATGGGACGAACTCGCCCTCAACGCATCTGTCAAATGTCCCATCCCAATCGTCGCCTCGTCTGAAAAGCGGTGCCTCGCGTGCCATGTCTCCCTCGGAGAGGCGCGGCCCGGTCGCGTCCAACGCCCGCACGCCTGGATCCGCGAATCCGTCGCATGAGTTGCCGACGAACCTGGTCGCGAAAGCAAGGTTCACAGATTTGCGTTGGGGCATCAAGTCACTCGCCTTTGGCCCAAACACACGGTTTCTGGCGGGAGGGCGTCCTGACCGAACGATCACGCTGTTTGACATCCAACACCAAAGCATCGTTGCCGAACAAACCAAACTGGAAATCCTGCAAGCAGTGACGGCCTGCACGTTCACACCGGATGGATCGCGATTGATTGCGGGAGGGCAAACCGGCCACATCTCAATCTTCTCTGTCTCGGCGGAGGGGTTGATGCGACCAAAGGGTCAGTTCGCCGGGCACACCAAAGAAATCAATTGCATTGAAGTTTCGCGATCAGGTCGCTGGGCAATTTCAGGCGGGGCCGGCAAAGTCGCTCGTTGCTGGGAGGTGGAGTCTGGGCGCGAGGTCGCGATGATCGGCGGGTTCCAAGGTGCCCTGAAAGCGGTTCATATTTCAGACGATGAAAAAACATTGCTGGCAACGGATGGGCACCGATTGATCACCACGGATGTGAATACCGGGCAGACAATCAGCGAACGGCCTTTGAATCGCTCTTGGAGTTCCGGGCAATCCGCCGCGTTCTCGGCAGACGGGGCGTGGTTGGCGGTGGGTGACAGTTACAACGTGCGAGTTTGGGATTTGAAGACCTTCCGTGAACTCATGCCATTGATCGGCAATGAGATTCTTTGGTCGATGCGTTTCACTTCGGACAGCCGTTGCTTGATCACGGGTGGGAGCGCCAAAATCGATGTCTGGGACTTTCAACGCAATGCTCGCTTGCACCGGTTTCCGGTCGGCAGAGGCTATGTGCAATCGCTGGCCGTTTCAGCGGATGGCACCGGTGTCGCGGCAGTCGGTTCCATCGGAAGCGATTTGGAAGTTTTCCTGCGAGAAGAGTGA
- a CDS encoding ECF-type sigma factor: protein MNPDITRILTAIDEGDPNATGDLLPLVYDELRRLASSRMNHEKPGHTLQPTALVHEAFLRLVGGNDPQRWDGRGHFFAAAAEAMRRILIENARSKGRTKRGGNLVRRELDNDVASVDTQDIDELLTLDDALNKLSDEDPALAKLVELRYFTGLTIEETAEILGVSARTTKRNWAYARAWLQREMNPG from the coding sequence ATGAATCCAGACATCACGCGAATCCTGACGGCCATCGACGAAGGCGATCCCAACGCGACAGGGGATCTGTTGCCCTTGGTCTATGACGAATTGCGGCGATTGGCCTCGAGCCGAATGAATCATGAAAAACCCGGGCACACCCTGCAGCCAACGGCACTGGTTCACGAAGCTTTCTTGCGACTCGTCGGTGGCAACGATCCGCAGCGTTGGGACGGTCGAGGCCACTTCTTTGCCGCCGCCGCAGAAGCGATGCGGCGGATCCTGATTGAAAACGCTCGCAGCAAGGGACGCACCAAGCGGGGTGGGAATCTTGTTCGTCGTGAACTGGACAACGATGTCGCTTCCGTTGACACGCAAGACATCGATGAACTGTTGACCTTGGACGATGCGCTAAACAAATTGTCTGACGAAGATCCCGCGCTGGCGAAGCTGGTCGAACTTCGCTACTTCACTGGGCTGACGATCGAAGAGACCGCTGAGATCCTCGGTGTGTCTGCCCGCACCACCAAACGCAATTGGGCCTACGCAAGAGCGTGGCTGCAACGCGAGATGAACCCGGGCTGA
- a CDS encoding serine/threonine protein kinase: MTNPTERAIFLQAIEEENLDDRLAYLDSACGEDLNLRRSVEGLLAAHEQPAALLDHPIGADRSRPSLASELMDESVDHIGMQIGPYKLREQIGEGGFGLVFVAEQEQPVRRRVALKIVKPGIGSKEVIARFEAERQAVALMNHPNIAQVFDAGVTADHRPYFVMELVRGLPITEFCDEKQLDVRDRLNLMIDVCSAVHHAHQKGVIHRDIKPSNVMVTLHDGKAVAKVIDFGVAKALGQKLTEKTVYTRFFSMIGTPLYMSPEQAEMSGLDVDTRSDIYSLGVLLYELLVGATPFDRGRLDSAGLDEMRRIIREEEPPRPSTRLSTLTAERIRSLGIQSGGIGPSQSRSLSSDLRGDLDWIVMKALEKDRTRRYDSAASLAEDIRHYLQGETVTARPPSKFYQFQKFARRNRVVIGTATVVGCTMVLGTAASLWQMSQAIQERNAKDEALRGAMVAKAEAITAKQEVELFATHLTQANELVASGHAHLNAGQWSEAARDYDAAVEIQPSYYLPRVQRAQLYARLHLWPEAAEDYAIALANGARTNQPQWWGVPALFRFTGHPEEYQRLVEQYQVQLMKESEEPDWLLIRGLMVGDSVDDSIDEDANADLAHFWLWERQFGPPAQPANPGSPDERRQRDYLGRLRPPDSSPLCVCQFITGLAELRAGAFESAVDLFLEAGADSRWPAQYMVDAPLALAYHFQGDFELAQQALKRSTLSLESQLDELQRQNQLSSPSPWFDLMEALVLHEEACRKVSGKASSLSSRIDQIRQTSLSLIEQH, from the coding sequence ATGACCAACCCGACTGAACGAGCGATCTTTTTGCAGGCGATTGAGGAAGAAAATCTCGACGACCGATTGGCCTACTTGGACTCTGCCTGCGGCGAGGATCTGAATCTTCGACGATCGGTGGAAGGCTTGCTCGCCGCCCATGAGCAACCCGCGGCATTGTTGGATCATCCCATCGGGGCTGACCGTAGTCGGCCGTCCCTGGCAAGTGAACTGATGGATGAGTCCGTCGATCACATCGGGATGCAAATTGGCCCTTACAAACTGAGGGAACAAATTGGCGAAGGTGGATTCGGTTTGGTCTTTGTCGCCGAACAAGAGCAACCGGTGCGTCGCCGTGTTGCCTTGAAAATCGTCAAGCCCGGGATCGGTTCCAAAGAAGTCATCGCTCGGTTCGAAGCCGAACGCCAGGCTGTCGCATTGATGAATCACCCCAACATCGCTCAGGTATTCGATGCGGGGGTGACCGCGGACCACCGCCCCTATTTCGTCATGGAATTGGTGCGTGGGTTACCCATCACCGAGTTCTGTGACGAAAAGCAATTGGATGTGCGCGATCGTCTGAATCTGATGATCGACGTGTGTTCCGCCGTCCATCACGCCCATCAAAAAGGAGTGATTCATCGAGACATCAAACCATCCAACGTCATGGTGACTCTGCACGACGGAAAAGCGGTCGCGAAAGTGATCGACTTCGGGGTCGCCAAGGCACTGGGGCAGAAGCTGACGGAGAAAACGGTGTACACGCGTTTTTTCTCGATGATTGGAACGCCGCTCTATATGAGTCCCGAACAAGCCGAGATGAGCGGTCTCGACGTGGACACTCGCAGCGATATTTATTCGCTGGGTGTGCTGCTGTACGAATTGCTGGTGGGGGCAACGCCCTTTGATCGTGGTCGACTGGACTCCGCGGGGTTGGACGAGATGCGGCGAATCATTCGGGAAGAAGAACCGCCGCGGCCCAGCACGCGGCTGTCAACCTTGACCGCCGAACGCATCCGGAGCTTGGGGATTCAGTCCGGCGGGATTGGCCCTTCTCAATCACGAAGTTTAAGTTCTGACCTGCGTGGTGACTTGGACTGGATTGTGATGAAAGCATTGGAAAAGGATCGGACTCGCAGATACGATTCCGCTGCCTCCTTGGCGGAAGACATCCGGCACTACCTGCAGGGCGAAACGGTCACCGCGAGACCACCGAGCAAGTTCTATCAATTCCAGAAATTTGCTCGCCGGAATCGAGTGGTGATTGGCACCGCGACGGTGGTCGGATGCACCATGGTTTTGGGCACAGCGGCGAGTCTTTGGCAAATGTCCCAGGCAATTCAAGAACGAAATGCGAAGGACGAAGCGTTGCGCGGCGCGATGGTCGCCAAAGCGGAGGCGATCACTGCCAAGCAGGAGGTCGAGCTGTTTGCCACTCACTTAACCCAGGCCAATGAGCTTGTCGCCAGTGGCCATGCCCATCTCAATGCGGGCCAATGGAGCGAGGCCGCCCGCGACTACGATGCCGCCGTGGAAATTCAGCCCAGCTACTACTTGCCGCGGGTACAGCGAGCCCAGCTTTACGCTCGCTTGCATCTTTGGCCGGAAGCCGCGGAGGACTATGCGATTGCGCTCGCAAATGGTGCTCGCACCAATCAGCCTCAGTGGTGGGGCGTCCCGGCGTTGTTTCGATTCACGGGGCATCCGGAAGAATACCAGCGGTTGGTAGAGCAATACCAAGTCCAGTTGATGAAAGAGTCGGAGGAACCTGATTGGCTATTGATTCGGGGCTTGATGGTGGGAGATTCAGTCGATGATTCCATTGATGAAGACGCAAACGCTGACCTGGCTCATTTCTGGTTGTGGGAACGTCAATTTGGGCCACCGGCCCAGCCAGCGAATCCGGGGTCGCCTGATGAGCGTCGGCAACGTGACTACCTTGGCCGGCTTCGACCACCCGATAGTTCTCCCTTGTGCGTTTGTCAATTCATCACGGGGCTGGCGGAGTTGCGCGCAGGAGCCTTTGAATCGGCCGTTGATTTGTTCCTCGAAGCGGGAGCGGATTCACGGTGGCCAGCCCAATACATGGTGGATGCACCTCTGGCATTGGCCTACCATTTTCAAGGTGATTTTGAGCTCGCTCAACAAGCTTTGAAGCGATCGACGCTGTCTTTAGAAAGCCAGCTCGACGAACTGCAGCGTCAGAACCAACTGAGCAGTCCATCGCCATGGTTCGATCTCATGGAAGCCCTGGTGCTGCACGAAGAGGCCTGCCGGAAGGTCTCTGGCAAAGCCTCTTCGTTGAGTTCCCGGATTGACCAAATTCGACAAACCTCCCTGAGCCTCATCGAACAGCACTGA
- a CDS encoding peroxidase family protein translates to MAKFWNRWIGGPQSSRKNRRRRTSQRRRLRSETLETRKLLAANLFHNDVFPEDVNEDGQVSAIDALAIINQMNSDSASGLSSQLQGADSEGQRVENSRPSRGRMTDVNNDGRDTALDALLVINRLNRDRDANNKIDRPDEVPETPNNTDSVSDEVRSIDGTGNNIENPELGSTNTELLRATENDYADGITEPSGEDRPSAREISNTLAAADPEGTTNDRDLTSFVYAWGQFIDHDIDLSLTQDTEGESFDIEVPEGDAYFDPFSTGEATIGLTRSVMADGTGTSVDNPAEQVNAITAWIDGSQVYGSDQETADSLREFVGGRLLITEDGLLPTDENEGLLAGDIRAAENVILTSMQALFVREHNRLADEISAKNPSLSDEEIYQEARATVIAEMQSITLNEYLPALLGEDAISEYSGYDSAVDPSIANEFSTAAFRFGHTTLNDEFRFVDNDGNEIAESIALADAFFQPELLEDTGIDPLLKYAASSLSQEVDLEVVDSLRNFLFGPPGAGGFDLVSLNIQRGRDHGLADFNSTREAYGLEAVESFDQITSDADVAANLEALYGDVNNIDLWVGLLAEDHTEDGSLGETATAIISDQFERLRDGDRFWYENTMTDREVREIENTSLGDIIARNTNVNSLQENVFFFSPTITGTVVAEQTSTQVENNARERSDRLNSSSIVPDGDVELLARDQSHNAMGQDDRRGNNRAEPMVGVAVELLDRNGDVVDIATTDEQGNYRFTDFDHSGSYTVRMSSSDGYTVLGSNSLEAQISNGEESLRDMDFTVLV, encoded by the coding sequence ATGGCAAAATTCTGGAATCGTTGGATCGGAGGCCCCCAATCGTCACGCAAGAACCGTCGGCGGCGAACTTCACAGCGACGTCGCTTGCGATCCGAGACGCTGGAGACCAGAAAACTGCTCGCGGCCAATCTGTTCCACAACGATGTCTTCCCCGAAGACGTCAATGAAGACGGTCAGGTCTCTGCGATTGACGCGTTGGCCATCATCAATCAGATGAACAGCGACAGCGCAAGTGGCTTGAGTTCGCAGTTGCAGGGCGCTGACAGCGAAGGGCAGCGGGTCGAAAACTCACGCCCATCCCGAGGCCGAATGACCGATGTCAACAACGATGGCCGAGACACGGCGCTCGATGCACTGTTGGTGATCAATCGACTCAACCGAGACCGGGATGCCAACAACAAAATTGACCGTCCGGATGAAGTCCCCGAAACACCAAACAACACCGATTCGGTTTCCGACGAAGTTCGTTCCATTGATGGGACGGGCAACAACATCGAGAACCCCGAATTGGGATCCACCAACACGGAGTTGTTGCGAGCCACCGAGAACGACTACGCCGATGGCATTACAGAACCCAGCGGAGAAGACCGGCCAAGTGCTCGTGAGATCAGCAACACCTTGGCCGCCGCCGACCCTGAGGGAACCACGAATGACCGCGATCTGACTTCCTTTGTCTACGCATGGGGACAGTTCATCGACCACGACATCGACTTGTCATTGACACAGGATACGGAGGGAGAGTCGTTTGACATTGAAGTGCCAGAGGGCGACGCGTACTTTGATCCATTCAGCACTGGTGAAGCCACGATTGGCCTGACAAGATCCGTGATGGCGGACGGAACCGGAACGTCGGTCGACAATCCAGCCGAACAGGTCAATGCCATCACAGCTTGGATTGATGGGTCACAGGTTTATGGCAGCGATCAAGAGACCGCGGACTCCCTGCGTGAATTTGTGGGCGGTCGTCTCCTGATCACAGAGGATGGCTTGTTACCAACCGACGAGAATGAGGGCTTGTTGGCAGGAGACATTCGTGCCGCCGAAAATGTCATCCTGACATCGATGCAGGCCCTGTTCGTCCGCGAACACAATCGATTGGCCGACGAGATTTCGGCGAAGAATCCTTCCCTCAGTGACGAGGAAATTTACCAAGAGGCCCGTGCGACCGTGATCGCAGAAATGCAGTCGATCACCCTCAACGAATATCTTCCCGCCTTGCTGGGCGAAGATGCGATTTCGGAATACAGCGGGTATGACTCGGCCGTGGATCCCTCGATCGCCAATGAGTTCTCTACCGCCGCGTTCCGATTCGGTCACACGACGCTGAACGATGAGTTCCGATTTGTCGACAATGATGGCAATGAGATCGCGGAATCGATTGCACTGGCCGACGCGTTCTTCCAGCCTGAGTTATTGGAGGACACCGGGATCGACCCGCTGTTGAAATACGCTGCCTCGTCACTGTCACAAGAAGTGGACTTGGAAGTGGTCGATAGCCTGCGGAATTTTCTGTTCGGTCCTCCCGGTGCCGGTGGCTTCGATCTGGTCTCGCTGAATATCCAACGAGGACGAGATCACGGCCTGGCAGATTTCAACTCCACCCGAGAAGCCTACGGGCTGGAAGCGGTGGAATCGTTTGACCAAATCACCAGCGACGCTGACGTGGCCGCCAACTTGGAAGCCTTGTATGGGGACGTCAACAACATCGACCTGTGGGTCGGGTTGCTGGCGGAAGACCACACCGAAGATGGTTCGCTCGGCGAAACCGCAACGGCTATCATCTCGGACCAATTCGAGCGACTTCGCGATGGCGACCGGTTCTGGTACGAGAACACGATGACGGATCGCGAAGTACGCGAAATCGAAAACACTTCATTGGGTGACATCATTGCGAGAAACACGAACGTCAATTCATTGCAGGAAAACGTGTTCTTCTTCTCGCCGACAATCACCGGCACGGTGGTCGCTGAGCAAACGTCAACGCAGGTGGAAAACAACGCCCGGGAGCGTTCTGATCGACTGAACTCATCCAGCATTGTTCCTGACGGAGATGTGGAATTGCTAGCACGTGATCAGTCCCACAATGCGATGGGCCAAGACGATCGTCGCGGCAACAATCGAGCGGAACCGATGGTTGGCGTGGCAGTGGAATTGCTCGATCGCAATGGTGACGTGGTGGACATTGCGACCACGGACGAACAAGGAAACTATCGTTTCACTGACTTTGACCATTCCGGTTCGTACACCGTTCGAATGAGTTCGTCGGACGGCTACACTGTGCTCGGAAGCAATTCGCTGGAGGCCCAGATCAGCAATGGTGAAGAATCGCTTCGAGACATGGACTTCACGGTGCTGGTCTAG
- a CDS encoding outer membrane protein assembly factor BamB family protein — translation MFRFIFVCLCSLATVSLSSAGDWPEFLGPGGSAHSVEVVPTNWDDANHLAWKVDLPGGGSSSPIVVGDRVIVTCYVAGDDTTKRQVLSFDKNSGEQLWAVDFPVDYREDGYQGYITEHGYASNTPVTDGQNVFVFLGKGGVHCLDLNGQTLWSVDVGKESSNRRWGSAASLVLFENLVIVNAAEESKSIFALDKGTGKEVWRQEAGMLELTYGTPRIVPTEGGESELVISVPGEIWSLNPATGKLKWFAESPMTGNVTPSVIVDGDTVYSFGGYRASGSIAVRAGGDDDVTDSHVRWTNRSSSYVATPLLHEKKLYWIDDRGIAYCTSADDGEVIYRERVNNLESGRPVYASPVLIGDYIYVVTRRSGTLVYRPGDSFRPIAQNIFESDKTDFNASPAVSEQKLYLRSDQSLYCIAEGK, via the coding sequence ATGTTTCGATTCATTTTTGTTTGCCTGTGTTCGCTCGCCACGGTGTCCCTGTCGTCAGCTGGTGACTGGCCCGAATTTCTGGGCCCAGGCGGATCGGCGCACTCGGTCGAGGTGGTTCCGACAAACTGGGACGACGCAAATCACTTGGCTTGGAAGGTCGATTTGCCGGGCGGTGGTTCCTCGAGTCCGATCGTTGTCGGTGATCGAGTCATCGTGACTTGTTATGTCGCTGGCGATGACACTACGAAACGCCAGGTGTTGAGCTTTGACAAGAACAGTGGCGAACAACTTTGGGCGGTCGATTTCCCAGTCGACTATCGCGAAGACGGCTACCAGGGATACATCACCGAGCATGGCTACGCGAGCAACACGCCGGTGACCGACGGGCAGAATGTCTTTGTCTTTCTGGGGAAGGGAGGCGTTCACTGCCTCGATCTCAACGGGCAAACGCTTTGGAGCGTGGACGTTGGCAAGGAATCGAGCAATCGCCGCTGGGGATCAGCGGCCAGTTTGGTCTTGTTCGAGAACTTGGTCATCGTGAATGCGGCAGAAGAATCCAAGTCCATTTTTGCGCTGGACAAAGGCACCGGCAAAGAAGTTTGGCGTCAAGAAGCCGGGATGTTGGAATTGACTTACGGAACACCGCGGATCGTGCCAACCGAGGGAGGCGAGTCGGAGTTGGTCATCAGTGTGCCTGGCGAAATTTGGTCGTTGAATCCTGCAACGGGCAAATTGAAATGGTTTGCAGAGTCTCCCATGACCGGCAACGTCACCCCTTCGGTCATTGTTGATGGCGACACCGTCTACAGCTTTGGTGGCTACCGAGCGTCTGGAAGCATCGCAGTCCGAGCGGGCGGGGACGATGACGTGACGGATTCCCACGTTCGTTGGACGAATCGATCCAGTTCTTACGTTGCCACACCGTTGTTGCATGAGAAAAAGCTGTATTGGATCGATGACCGCGGAATTGCGTACTGCACTTCGGCCGACGATGGCGAGGTCATCTACCGCGAACGAGTCAACAACTTGGAAAGTGGTCGCCCGGTCTACGCTTCGCCTGTCCTCATCGGTGACTACATCTATGTCGTGACCCGTCGTAGCGGCACGCTGGTCTATCGCCCAGGCGATTCCTTTCGTCCCATCGCCCAGAACATCTTTGAATCCGACAAAACCGATTTCAATGCGTCCCCTGCGGTCTCCGAACAAAAGCTCTATCTGCGTAGCGACCAATCGCTGTACTGCATCGCGGAAGGCAAGTGA